A region of Mycolicibacterium brumae DNA encodes the following proteins:
- a CDS encoding energy-coupling factor ABC transporter permease, which translates to MVESTVAMHMGNGIVNSPTCALFGVIALLAIGFSAVRARAELTERTAEFDERGTSAEKARRVTPAGLAALVTAFIFATQMVNFPILPGVSGHLLGGTLAAILVGPYTAVLCVSVVLTVQSVLFADGGLTALGANIVNMAVIGVAAGYGAAVLLARRFDAGRSVGRLGAVAFVAAAIGTVCASMGVVIEYAIGGAGDASPADLAGYLLGTHLLIGVGEGVITALTVMTVARTRPDLIFLTGPAGSRQAVPA; encoded by the coding sequence ATGGTCGAGTCAACCGTCGCGATGCACATGGGCAATGGCATCGTCAATTCCCCCACCTGCGCGTTGTTCGGTGTGATCGCGCTGTTGGCAATCGGATTCAGCGCCGTGCGGGCCCGCGCGGAGCTCACCGAACGGACCGCCGAGTTCGACGAGCGGGGAACGAGCGCGGAAAAGGCCCGACGTGTCACACCCGCGGGGCTGGCCGCGCTGGTCACCGCGTTCATCTTCGCCACCCAGATGGTGAACTTCCCGATCCTGCCGGGTGTCAGCGGGCACCTGCTCGGCGGCACGCTGGCCGCGATCCTGGTCGGCCCCTACACGGCCGTGCTGTGCGTCAGCGTGGTGCTGACCGTGCAGAGCGTGCTGTTCGCCGACGGCGGGCTGACCGCGCTGGGGGCCAATATCGTCAATATGGCGGTCATCGGGGTGGCGGCCGGGTACGGCGCGGCGGTGCTGCTGGCCCGCCGATTCGACGCCGGGCGCAGTGTCGGCAGGCTCGGCGCGGTGGCCTTCGTCGCCGCGGCGATCGGGACGGTCTGCGCGTCGATGGGCGTGGTCATCGAGTACGCGATCGGTGGCGCCGGGGACGCGTCGCCGGCCGATCTGGCCGGGTACCTGCTCGGCACACACCTGCTGATCGGCGTCGGCGAGGGCGTCATCACCGCGCTGACGGTGATGACGGTGGCCCGGACCCGGCCGGACCTGATCTTCCTGACCGGACCCGCCGGTTCCCGCCAGGCGGTGCCCGCGTGA
- the ureG gene encoding urease accessory protein UreG: MPPHFLPDGAAHVHHPKRERKPGEALRVGIGGPVGSGKTALVAALCRELREDTSLAVLTNDIYTTEDADFLRRHAVLPDERITAVQTGGCPHTAIRDDITANLDAIDDLIAANPPLELILVESGGDNLTAMFSSGLVDVQIFVIDVAGGDKVPRKGGPGVTYSDLLVINKTDLAPMVGADLEVMRRDAAAVRDGRPAVFLSLTEDPSAAPVLSWIRGHLRS, from the coding sequence ATGCCACCGCATTTCCTGCCCGACGGCGCCGCCCACGTGCATCACCCCAAGCGGGAGCGCAAACCCGGCGAGGCGCTGCGCGTCGGGATCGGCGGCCCGGTCGGCTCCGGCAAGACCGCGCTGGTGGCGGCGCTGTGCCGCGAGCTGCGCGAGGACACCTCGCTGGCGGTGCTGACCAATGACATCTACACCACCGAGGACGCCGATTTCCTGCGCCGGCACGCGGTGCTGCCCGACGAGCGGATCACCGCGGTGCAGACCGGCGGCTGCCCGCACACCGCGATCCGCGACGACATCACCGCCAACCTGGACGCCATCGACGATCTGATCGCCGCGAATCCGCCGCTGGAGTTGATCCTGGTGGAGTCCGGCGGCGACAATCTGACCGCGATGTTCTCCTCCGGGCTGGTGGACGTCCAGATCTTCGTCATCGACGTGGCCGGCGGCGACAAGGTGCCGCGCAAGGGCGGGCCCGGGGTGACGTATTCGGATCTGCTGGTGATCAACAAGACCGACCTCGCGCCGATGGTGGGCGCCGACCTCGAAGTGATGCGTCGCGACGCCGCGGCGGTCCGCGACGGCCGTCCGGCGGTGTTCCTGTCCCTGACCGAGGACCCCTCCGCGGCGCCGGTGCTCTCCTGGATTCGCGGGCATCTGCGTTCCTGA
- a CDS encoding urease accessory protein UreF, with protein MSLVSLLVLADSRLPAGGHVHSGGAEEAVTAGLVYDVDTLRAYLRRRIRSCGLVTASIAAAVTDGRLAPVAADRETDARTPSPAARAASRAQGRGLTRLARRVWPDAEAWDTLGRTPHLPVAAGVAGMLSGLSATQTAVSVVYTTMTGVATAAQRLLALDPADVAALTFELAGLCEETAAMAAAELTDLSDPLLDVLAEQHTWRDRPLFAS; from the coding sequence ATGTCGCTGGTGTCGCTGCTGGTGCTGGCCGATTCCCGGCTGCCGGCCGGCGGGCACGTGCATTCCGGCGGGGCCGAGGAAGCGGTCACCGCCGGCCTGGTCTACGACGTCGACACGCTACGCGCCTATCTGCGGCGGCGGATCCGCAGCTGCGGGCTGGTGACCGCGTCGATCGCGGCCGCGGTCACCGACGGCCGTTTGGCGCCGGTGGCCGCCGACCGGGAGACCGACGCCCGCACGCCCTCACCGGCCGCCCGGGCGGCCTCCCGCGCCCAGGGCCGCGGGTTGACCCGATTGGCCCGCCGGGTCTGGCCCGACGCCGAGGCGTGGGACACCCTCGGCCGCACGCCGCATCTGCCGGTCGCGGCCGGTGTGGCCGGCATGCTATCCGGCCTGAGCGCGACGCAGACCGCGGTCTCGGTGGTGTACACCACGATGACCGGGGTGGCCACCGCCGCGCAGCGCCTGCTCGCGCTGGACCCCGCCGACGTCGCCGCGCTGACGTTCGAGTTGGCGGGGCTGTGCGAGGAGACCGCCGCGATGGCCGCCGCCGAGTTGACCGACCTGTCCGACCCGCTGCTGGATGTGCTCGCCGAGCAGCACACCTGGCGTGACCGTCCACTGTTCGCATCCTGA
- a CDS encoding alpha-mannosidase, whose protein sequence is MHDDRRLTEERLDRFVNHFLAGAVYGATAPVEVRAWAAPGEPVPFAEAVAQEFAPIAEGDPWGAPWSTLWLHVTGAAPAQWSDQAGKATELRVELGFTGGPGFNAEGLVYRPDGTPVKGISPFNAYVPVAPGEPVDFYVEAAANPDLGGDFVSPTPLGDPGTAGTDPLYRLGHIELAQREVDVWELQQDIWTLSGLMRELPFDLPRRHDILRALERMLDIVDPDDIAGTAAAGRAALADCLSRPAYASAHRITAVGHAHIDSAWLWPVRETARKCARTFANVIDLMDRDPEFVFACSSAQQFAWVKENHPDLFARIAEKVADGRFVPVGGMWVEADTNMPGGEAMARQFVAGKQFFLNEFGVDTTEVWLPDSFGYSAAMPQIVTAAGAEYFLTQKLSWNQTNRMPHSTFVWEGIDGTGVFTHFPPVDTYNSSLSGAELARAQRNYRESGAANSSLVPFGWGDGGGGPTREMLAAAARTASLEGSPTVRVDAPSEFFARARAEYPSPPRWSGELYLEYHRGTYTSQANTKQGNRRSEALLREAELWSATAAVRAGFDYPAAELEQIWRLVLLQQFHDILPGSSIAWVHRDAERNYAAIARRLEGIIDDATRALAGPGSQALVFNAAPHPRDGVPGMGAVTGQPAAPVAPTPDSDGFLLNNGVIAARIDAEGLLVSLEDAASGREAMAAPGNLLQLHRDIPNHWEAWDIDEFYRRNVTELREAESVGVVDDAVEIRRCFGGSTVVQRISLRAGSPALDIELDIDWHETQKLLKLAFPFDVRADRSASEIQFGHVFRPTHANTSWDAAKFEICAHRWVHVGEPDYGVAVANDSTYGHDITARPDGSGTLVRMSLLRAPRYPDPHADQGRHLLRFSVRPGAGIGDAVEEGYRRNLPPRVVGGSVAAVEPLVRVDDPAVVVEAVKLAQDGSGDVVVRLYESRGGRAEATITANFDHRGVVLTDLLERPIEDVREAGDVRLTLRPFKIVTLRFQRA, encoded by the coding sequence ATGCACGACGATCGGCGGTTGACCGAGGAGCGCCTCGACCGGTTTGTGAATCACTTTCTGGCCGGCGCGGTCTACGGCGCCACCGCGCCGGTCGAGGTGCGCGCCTGGGCGGCGCCGGGCGAACCCGTGCCGTTCGCCGAGGCGGTGGCACAAGAGTTCGCCCCGATCGCCGAGGGCGATCCGTGGGGCGCCCCGTGGTCGACGCTGTGGCTGCACGTGACGGGCGCCGCGCCGGCCCAGTGGTCCGACCAGGCCGGAAAAGCGACGGAACTGCGGGTGGAGCTGGGCTTCACCGGCGGTCCGGGATTCAACGCCGAAGGGCTCGTCTACCGGCCGGACGGCACTCCGGTGAAGGGCATCTCGCCGTTCAACGCCTATGTGCCGGTGGCTCCCGGTGAGCCGGTCGACTTCTACGTCGAGGCGGCGGCAAACCCCGATCTGGGTGGGGACTTCGTCTCCCCCACGCCGCTGGGCGATCCCGGCACCGCCGGCACGGACCCGCTGTACCGGCTGGGCCACATCGAGTTGGCGCAACGCGAGGTGGACGTGTGGGAGCTGCAACAGGACATCTGGACGCTCAGCGGGTTGATGCGTGAACTGCCGTTCGACCTGCCGCGGCGGCACGACATCCTGCGGGCGCTGGAGCGGATGCTGGACATCGTCGACCCCGACGACATCGCCGGCACCGCTGCGGCCGGGCGCGCCGCGCTCGCCGACTGCCTGTCCCGCCCAGCGTATGCCAGCGCGCATCGGATCACCGCGGTGGGCCACGCGCATATCGATTCGGCATGGCTGTGGCCGGTCCGTGAGACGGCCCGCAAATGCGCCCGCACCTTCGCCAATGTCATCGACCTGATGGACCGCGACCCGGAGTTCGTCTTCGCGTGTTCCTCGGCGCAACAGTTCGCCTGGGTCAAGGAGAATCACCCGGATCTGTTCGCCCGCATCGCCGAGAAGGTAGCCGACGGCCGGTTCGTTCCGGTGGGCGGCATGTGGGTGGAGGCCGACACCAACATGCCCGGCGGGGAGGCGATGGCCCGGCAGTTCGTGGCAGGCAAACAGTTCTTCCTCAACGAGTTCGGCGTCGACACCACCGAGGTGTGGCTGCCCGACTCCTTCGGCTATTCCGCCGCGATGCCGCAGATCGTCACCGCCGCGGGCGCCGAATACTTCCTCACCCAGAAGCTGTCCTGGAACCAGACCAACCGGATGCCGCACTCGACGTTCGTCTGGGAAGGCATCGACGGCACCGGGGTGTTCACCCACTTCCCGCCGGTGGACACCTACAACTCGAGCCTGTCCGGCGCGGAGCTGGCTCGGGCGCAACGCAATTACCGGGAGTCCGGGGCGGCCAACAGCTCGCTGGTCCCGTTCGGCTGGGGCGACGGCGGCGGTGGGCCGACCCGCGAGATGCTGGCCGCGGCCGCTCGCACCGCGTCGCTGGAAGGATCCCCGACGGTGCGGGTGGACGCGCCGTCGGAGTTCTTCGCCCGCGCCCGCGCCGAGTACCCGAGCCCGCCACGCTGGTCCGGGGAGCTGTACCTGGAATACCACCGCGGGACCTACACCTCGCAGGCGAACACCAAGCAGGGTAACCGCCGCAGTGAAGCGCTGCTGCGGGAGGCGGAACTGTGGTCCGCCACCGCCGCGGTGCGCGCCGGATTCGACTATCCGGCAGCCGAATTGGAGCAGATCTGGCGGCTGGTTCTGCTGCAGCAGTTCCACGACATCCTGCCGGGCAGTTCCATCGCCTGGGTGCACCGCGACGCCGAGCGCAATTACGCCGCTATCGCCCGGCGGCTGGAGGGGATCATCGACGACGCCACCCGGGCGTTGGCAGGCCCAGGATCCCAAGCCCTGGTGTTCAATGCCGCGCCGCACCCGCGTGACGGTGTGCCCGGCATGGGCGCGGTGACCGGCCAGCCCGCCGCGCCGGTCGCGCCGACACCCGACTCCGATGGGTTCCTGCTGAACAACGGCGTGATCGCGGCGCGGATCGACGCCGAGGGTCTACTGGTGTCCCTGGAGGACGCGGCGTCGGGCCGCGAGGCGATGGCCGCACCCGGCAATCTGCTGCAGCTACACCGCGACATCCCGAACCATTGGGAAGCCTGGGACATCGACGAGTTCTACCGCCGCAACGTCACCGAGCTGCGGGAAGCGGAGTCGGTCGGCGTCGTCGACGACGCCGTCGAGATCCGGCGTTGCTTTGGCGGTTCCACCGTGGTGCAGCGCATTTCGCTGCGTGCCGGCTCACCGGCGCTGGACATCGAGTTGGACATCGACTGGCACGAGACCCAGAAACTGCTGAAACTGGCGTTCCCGTTCGATGTGCGGGCCGACCGCAGCGCCTCGGAGATCCAATTCGGCCACGTGTTCCGGCCCACCCACGCCAACACCAGCTGGGACGCGGCGAAGTTCGAGATCTGCGCGCACCGCTGGGTGCACGTGGGCGAACCCGACTACGGGGTCGCGGTCGCCAACGACTCCACCTACGGCCACGACATCACCGCCCGGCCCGACGGATCCGGAACCCTGGTGCGGATGTCGCTGCTGCGCGCGCCGCGCTACCCCGACCCGCACGCCGACCAGGGCCGACACCTTCTGCGGTTCTCGGTCCGCCCGGGCGCCGGCATCGGCGACGCCGTCGAAGAGGGTTACCGACGCAACCTTCCGCCTCGCGTCGTCGGCGGGTCTGTCGCAGCTGTGGAACCGCTAGTCCGCGTGGATGATCCGGCCGTCGTCGTCGAGGCGGTCAAGCTGGCCCAGGACGGCAGCGGGGACGTGGTGGTGCGACTGTACGAGTCCCGCGGTGGCCGCGCGGAGGCGACGATCACCGCGAACTTCGACCATCGCGGCGTCGTGCTGACCGATCTCTTGGAACGCCCGATCGAGGATGTTCGCGAGGCCGGCGATGTGCGGCTGACGCTGCGGCCGTTCAAGATCGTGACCCTGCGCTTCCAGCGCGCCTGA
- a CDS encoding urease accessory protein UreD encodes MRSQVLIVAAPGRYPRIEASGAIAVRHTASDTLHLVSAAATPLGGDHTRIRVVVEPGALLRIRSVAAAVTLPGRHSRDSHTRFDLEVAGDLNLDPEPTIVAADSRHFSDIRVRLADGARIALRERVQIGRTGERDGFFSGSLTADLDDGPLLRHRVELGAGSIADDALGSPRALISEFGYPDVAEAPLGMALTLAHGGVLSTWQGDRLPAQPSNPPLR; translated from the coding sequence ATGCGCTCGCAGGTCCTGATCGTCGCCGCCCCGGGCCGCTACCCGCGGATCGAGGCGAGCGGCGCGATTGCGGTGCGCCACACCGCATCCGACACGCTGCACCTGGTTTCGGCCGCCGCGACACCGCTGGGCGGGGACCACACCCGCATCCGGGTGGTGGTCGAGCCCGGCGCGCTGCTGCGGATCCGCAGCGTCGCGGCGGCGGTGACGCTGCCGGGCCGGCACAGCCGGGATTCGCACACCCGCTTCGACCTGGAGGTGGCCGGCGATCTGAATCTGGATCCGGAGCCGACGATCGTCGCGGCCGACTCCCGGCACTTCAGCGACATCCGGGTGCGGCTGGCCGACGGGGCCCGGATCGCGCTGCGCGAACGGGTGCAGATCGGCCGGACCGGCGAGCGCGACGGGTTCTTCAGCGGTTCGCTGACCGCCGACCTCGACGACGGGCCGTTGCTGCGGCACCGGGTGGAACTCGGCGCCGGTTCGATCGCCGACGACGCGCTCGGCTCGCCCCGGGCGCTGATCAGCGAGTTCGGCTACCCCGATGTCGCCGAGGCGCCGTTGGGGATGGCGCTGACGCTGGCGCACGGCGGGGTGCTGTCGACCTGGCAGGGCGACCGATTGCCCGCGCAGCCATCGAATCCGCCACTCCGATAG
- a CDS encoding PDGLE domain-containing protein, producing the protein MKGTRFWVGFVAAILLIAGGVSYLASPHPDGLDSATLRGCEVTEVDGATELTGDCIAQHATEHQLAASPLADYTLLGNDGTSGIAGLLGAVVTFGIAFGLFSLLARNRRHPATAARNSSET; encoded by the coding sequence GTGAAGGGCACGCGGTTCTGGGTCGGGTTCGTCGCGGCGATCCTGCTGATCGCCGGCGGGGTGTCGTATCTGGCCAGCCCGCACCCCGACGGCCTGGATTCGGCGACCCTGCGGGGCTGCGAAGTGACGGAGGTCGACGGGGCGACCGAGCTCACCGGCGACTGCATCGCGCAGCACGCGACCGAGCACCAGTTGGCGGCCTCACCGCTGGCCGACTACACCCTCCTGGGCAATGACGGCACGAGCGGAATCGCCGGTCTGCTCGGCGCGGTGGTGACCTTCGGAATCGCGTTCGGCCTGTTCTCGCTGCTGGCCCGGAACCGGCGTCACCCGGCGACGGCGGCCCGGAACTCCTCGGAGACGTAG
- a CDS encoding acyl-CoA dehydrogenase family protein, giving the protein MFEWSETDEMIRESVRTFIDREIRPNIDDLEHGDLPPYGIMRKLFSEFGIDVMLGEQVEKMLAKQQAKADRIAAGEPEPEKKKRDGKSGGGPFGAQGSLAAVLVSELAGVSLGSVAAVGVSLGLGAATIASRGTLAQKRRWLKDIVTLDKIAAWAITEPDSGSDAFGGTKTYVRRDGEDYILNGQKTFITNGPYADLIVVYAKLDAGDQVDKRDRKVLTFVLDKGMEGLTQGRSFKKMGMHSSPTGELFFDNIRLSPDRLLGETEQHKGGDGRESARSSFTTERIGCAILSLGIINECHRLCVEYAKSRTLWGQEIATFQLIQLKLAEMEIARLNVQNMVFNALEAMAAGKTPSLAEASAMKLYSTKAATDVAMEAVQLFGGNGYMDEYRVEQLARDAKSLMIYAGSNEIQVTHVAKGLLAG; this is encoded by the coding sequence ATGTTCGAATGGTCCGAGACCGATGAGATGATCCGCGAGTCCGTTCGCACCTTCATCGACCGGGAGATTCGTCCCAACATCGACGATCTGGAGCACGGCGATCTGCCGCCGTACGGCATCATGCGCAAACTCTTCAGTGAGTTCGGAATTGACGTGATGCTCGGTGAGCAGGTCGAGAAGATGCTGGCCAAGCAGCAAGCGAAGGCCGACCGCATCGCCGCCGGCGAGCCCGAGCCCGAGAAGAAGAAGCGCGATGGCAAGTCCGGCGGCGGTCCGTTCGGGGCGCAGGGCTCCCTAGCCGCGGTTCTGGTCAGCGAATTGGCCGGGGTCAGCCTCGGCAGCGTCGCGGCGGTGGGCGTCAGCCTCGGCCTCGGCGCGGCGACCATCGCCTCGCGCGGCACCCTGGCACAGAAGCGGCGTTGGCTCAAGGACATCGTCACGCTCGACAAGATCGCCGCCTGGGCGATCACCGAGCCGGACTCCGGTTCGGACGCGTTCGGCGGCACGAAGACCTACGTCCGCCGCGACGGTGAGGACTACATCCTCAACGGCCAGAAGACGTTCATCACCAACGGGCCGTACGCGGACCTGATCGTCGTCTACGCCAAGCTCGACGCGGGCGACCAGGTGGACAAGCGGGACCGCAAGGTGCTGACCTTCGTCCTGGACAAGGGCATGGAGGGCCTGACCCAGGGCAGGTCGTTCAAAAAGATGGGCATGCATTCCTCGCCCACCGGTGAGCTGTTCTTCGACAACATCCGGCTTTCGCCCGACCGGCTGCTCGGTGAGACCGAGCAGCACAAAGGTGGGGATGGCCGGGAGAGCGCCCGGTCGAGCTTCACCACCGAGCGGATCGGATGCGCCATCCTGTCCTTGGGGATCATCAACGAGTGCCATCGACTGTGCGTGGAATATGCGAAGTCCCGCACATTGTGGGGCCAGGAGATCGCCACGTTCCAGCTGATTCAGCTGAAGCTGGCCGAGATGGAGATCGCACGGCTCAACGTGCAGAACATGGTGTTCAACGCGTTGGAGGCGATGGCGGCGGGCAAGACACCATCGCTGGCGGAGGCCTCAGCGATGAAGCTTTATTCCACCAAGGCCGCCACCGACGTGGCGATGGAAGCGGTGCAGCTGTTCGGCGGGAACGGCTATATGGACGAGTACCGCGTGGAGCAACTCGCCCGTGACGCCAAGTCGCTGATGATCTACGCCGGAAGCAACGAGATCCAGGTGACACACGTGGCCAAGGGGCTGCTCGCGGGCTGA